Proteins found in one Patagioenas fasciata isolate bPatFas1 chromosome 13, bPatFas1.hap1, whole genome shotgun sequence genomic segment:
- the DHODH gene encoding dihydroorotate dehydrogenase (quinone), mitochondrial isoform X5, which translates to MAAPLRGRLRVLAAALGGCGLLLGSALAAGDERLYAAAVMPALRALPPEAAHGLALRAAALGLLPPARTDGPALEVRVLGQRFRNPVGLAAGFDKQGEAVDGLYKMGFGFVEVGTVTPQPQEGNARPRVFRLVEDEAVINRYGFNSHGHAAVERRLRARHETQLRLTGAGMPLGVNLGKNKSSTDAAADYVAGVRMLGPLADYLVVNVSSPNTPGLRDLQGKAELRDLLTKVLAERDALPCERKPAVLVKIAPDLTTQDKQDIASIICELGVDGLIVSNTTVSRPSSLRSPQRTEPGGLSGKPLRELSTQTIREMYSLTRGQVPIIGVGGVSSGRDALEKIRAGASLVQMYTALVYRGPPVVGAVKRELEQLLREQGFQNVMEAVGADHRC; encoded by the exons ATGGCGGCTCCGCTGCGC GGGCGGCTGCGGGTGCTGGCGGCAGCGCTGGGGGGCTGCGGGCTGCTGCTGGGCTCGGCGCTGGCGGCGGGTGACGAGCGGCTCTACGCGGCGGCGGTGATGCCCGCACTCCGCGCCCTCCCCCCCGAGGCTGCCCACGGGCTGGCCCTGCGCGCTGCCGCCCTTGGGCTGCTGCCCCCCGCCCGGACCGACGGCCCCGCGCTG GAGGTGCGAGTACTCGGGCAGCGGTTCCGCAACCCGGTGGGCCTGGCCGCTGGCTTTGACAAGCAGGGCGAGGCTGTGGATGGGCTGTACAAGATGGGCTTTGGCTTTGTGGAAGTGGGGACTgtcacaccccagccccaggagGGGAATGCCAGACCCAGAGTCTTCCGGCTGGTGGAGGATGAGGCCGTCATCAACAG GTACGGATTCAACAGCCATGGCCATGCTGCGGTGGAGCGCAGGCTGCGGGCCCGCCACGAGACACAGCTCAGGCTCACGGGTG CGGGGATGCCCCTTGGAGTCAACCTGGGCAAGAACAAGAGCTCCACCGATGCTGCAGCTGACTATGTGGCTGGGGTGCGGATGCTGGGCCCTTTGGCTGACTACCTGGTTGTGAATGTGTCCAGCCCGAACACTCCAGGGCTGCGGGACCTGCAGGGCAAGGCTGAGCTGCGGGACCTGCTGACCAAG GTGCTGGCGGAGAGGGATGCGCTGCCCTGTGAGCGCAAGCCAGCTGTGCTGGTGAAGATTGCCCCTGACCTCACCACGCAGGACAAGCAGGACATCGCCAGCATCATCTGCGAG CTGGGTGTGGACGGGCTGATTGTCAGCAACACCACCGTGAGCCGCCCCAGCAGCCTCCGCAGCCCGCAGCGCACAGAGCCCGGGGGACTCAGCGGGAAGCCCCTGCGGGAGCTCTCCACACAGACCATCAGGGAGATGTACTCCCTCACCCGAG GCCAGGTGCCCATcatcggggtggggggggtgagTAGCGGGCGTGATGCCCTGGAGAAGATCCGCGCTGGAGCCTCGCTGGTGCAGATGTACACAGCACTGGTGTACCGGGGGCCACCGGTGGTGGGAGCAGTGAAGcgggagctggagcagctgctcag GGAGCAGGGGTTCCAGAATGTCATGGAGGCGGTTGGAGCAGATCACCGGTGCTGA